aaaatcactatcaaaaagATGtttagagattacagacactaggaaccaCTTACAACCCGATGCAAgtccttgactctgtaagattgacaagcctccaactcgtctcctcgctcacaatctccttcaacgtgattctcctttactggaccattccgatagacttctcaatgaagTTCACAATGAAACTTACAATAATcctttaagaagaataattaggCTCACAACAGATGTTCTCTCTAAGCACAACCTCTCACAAAACTTAGGGTAGAATTTCAtcactctatatatataatctacaaaaccctagacctgggcccacatAAAATACATGATTTGGACGGCACAGCTCCTTGTCAGGACGCCTAGTATTCAAAAAATGAAGCACAACCATACTAACCTCCTCACGCACTGTTGCCCATGAGTGTTGATAAAAACAAGGCGGCATACCATCCAGTCCAAGAGACTTTAAGGGATGCATTTGCCGTAGAGCATTATCCACTTCAACCGATGTAAAGTTCTTGAGCAGATTGAGATTCATCTCCTCCGTCACTCTACTCTCCAAACCCATCAAGCTCTCTTCCACCCCTGAGACCTCTCGAGCAGTAAATAACTCTTGATAAAAGTTGATAAAGGCTTGCCATACATCATTGGGTTTCTTCCATTCATTACCCAAATcatctttgattttttgaatCTGATTTGTTCGACGGCGTTGACTCGCCCAAGCATGAAAATAAGGAGCATTTCTATCCCCATTTTTATACCAATTCTGTTTTGCCCGTTGTTTCCACCATTTATCCTCTTGCTCAACGAAGTAGAATCGTCAACGAAAGAAGCGGGGCCATAGGCATGCATTGCATGAGCGTGAGCGTGAATGTGCATGTCACCCGCCTTCTCCGCGTCCTCAACCCCTCCTTGAGCGTCGCTATTGAAGCTGGAGCTCCTGTAATACGACTTCGCAAAGGCATCAACCATCAGAGTCAAGATCGCCGACGTCATCGCCACGAACCCCGTGAACGCAAATGTCTGCCACGGCTTCTTGTCGAGACATGACGACGTCAAGCTCTTGAAAGCGTCGAGAAGCATGTGGATGAACCCGGTCGACAATATCACACCGGCTGCGAACACCTTTATCATGAAAAACACGCCCTTCTCGGGTCGCAAGGTCGGAATAGTCTTACCCAATAACGGAATATAGACGCCGATTGCGCCGGCGATGAGTATGGAAGTGATGGCGGCAAGTTTGTACTCCAGAGCCTGGTGCTTGTCGCGCTTTCCGTCGTCGGCGTCACACGTGCAGTCTCCCGAAACTAAGGGAGGGAGCAGAATTAGGAAGAAGAGACAGAAGATTTGTTGAAGGGTCGACATATTGTGAATATTCAGAAGGAAAAAGGAATTTGAGAGAATATGATGAGGGAGAGAGGTAGTTATATAGTAGGACAAATATAGCTCATGAAATCATTGTGGCCCATGATTTGGAGAATGACAACAATCCTGCATTGGTAGTGGTGTCAAACTAGGTCACTAagtattcatttaattttaaatacgCAATTATGTCATCCTATTGTCATGTCAAACTAATTATCAAGTCATGCAAAGTAACTTTTGTTTGACATGTCATATGCCAAATATGTGTGCACGGACAAAACCATAATTTTAGGAGGATGGGGacaaagcttaaaaaaaaacaaatagagtTTTTGAgtatccatttcatttaaattaaatacataaaatttagaagaaatttttaaaattttataacatttttaaattttgcaagGGCCAAGAACCCCACAGCTAGTGGTGGTTCCACCCTTGTATATGTACCATGTGATACAATtacattaaattataaatatattctaaatataaaaattaaaaaaaaaaattaaaaataaactaaaataaaaaattcttaatttatagTACTactatatttgtaattttaagtaattaagCCATGTAACACATCACGTACGTACATGGCATGTCAGACAAGAGATACGGTACAGTAATTGATTAGTCTGCCATATGACATACACtcttaataataaattagaatAGGTTGTGTATATctactttttcttctctctacgTTTTCTCTCTAAGAACTTAGAGGTGAAGCTTTTTGATCTCTTATCATCGGTGGGTGAGAGGTTGATTGTGTGTTGAGACTTGAAGTATGAGTAATATGGCGGACACGTTGACTGAACAatgggaaaaattcactctaTTGGAGGAGGAGAGTGTGGGGGTGGATATCCCAGAGCAAGAAATTGAGACGGTGGTGTCTCAAGGGTCGTTGAGCATTGTTGGTAAGCTGTTGATGGATCGAGTAGTGGGGAAGGAGATTGTAAAAATACCTTTGATGTGGGCATGGCACCCGTCTGGTTGGGTGAAATTCAAAGATCTTGGACCGAACTTGTTTCTTATTGAGTTCAAGCATTCTGGGACAAATCCAGGATTTTGGAGGGATGTCTGTGAACTTTTGCTGGGCATTTGGTCTCCCTGGTGGACTTCGACGGAATGACACCTCCTCACTTGTTGGAGTTTGAAAAGCGGTGTTCTGGGTGCGAATTTTCAAACTCCCACTCGGATGCATGGAAAAGGCAACTGGATATCAGATTGGATCTACTGTAAGGGAAGTGGAGGAGGTCGATGTGAATGAAGATGGTATCGGATGGGGGGAGTATTTGAGGGTACTAATTATGCTAGACTTAACAAAACCTTTATCCCGGGGGAGATTCCTGAAAGTGAAGGATAGAACTATTTTGGTCACTTTTCAATATGAGAAGATACCCAAATATTGTTTTCATTGTGGTGTGATTTGTCATGGTAGCAAAGGGTGTGTAGCCGTGGGGAAAAAACGTCAACATGGGAATGACAAGGAACCCGAATTTGGCCCGAGTTTGAGGGTTATGTCTCCTAAGAGGAGATATGGAAGGAATAGGTTTTGGGGTCGAGGAGGGAAGTGGGATCCGAAAAAAGAGGAGAGTAGTCAACAATCGAAGAAGGAACATGGGGATGCCGAGAGTGCTTTCGAAGAGACTAGAGGTGGCCGGAGCCATGCGAAAAATTTTCAGTCGCCGGCTAGGGGAGAGGGCAGTTTCGGTAGACGGGATAATTGCCAAAGCTTCTCCAAGGAAAGTTCGGATTCGATTGCTTtggaaaaggaaggaaaaattCCCATGCAGAGACAAGTAGACAGGTGGCAATCAAGGAGAATCAAATATTACACTCATGCAAATCAGCCACAGATTGTGGAGATAAAAGGAAAGCAGATGTTGGCTCCGCATAATCGTCATTTAATGCAAAAGATGCTGAGGGatcaaaaaatgtttatattgGTCAATGTGATGCCATTAAGGAGTGCATGATTTGGGGAATTATGGAGCAACATAAGGCGGCTCATTATTTGGCTAGAGGGGTGCAATCTTccataggggtgtcaatgcgggcggtttgCTAActgctataaccgctaaccgcttaactgcttaaccgtattaaccgctaaccgcctaaccgctataaccacctagcgattagcggttaacggttattgggtttactaaccgtaaccgctaaccgcctttttatataatatatttttataattataattataaaaatatttatacatataacataatcacttgatcattaaat
This window of the Corylus avellana chromosome ca5, CavTom2PMs-1.0 genome carries:
- the LOC132181928 gene encoding zinc transporter 5-like: MSTLQQIFCLFFLILLPPLVSGDCTCDADDGKRDKHQALEYKLAAITSILIAGAIGVYIPLLGKTIPTLRPEKGVFFMIKVFAAGVILSTGFIHMLLDAFKSLTSSCLDKKPWQTFAFTGFVAMTSAILTLMVDAFAKSYYRSSSFNSDAQGGVEDAEKAGDMHIHAHAHAMHAYGPASFVDDSTSLSKRINGGNNGQNRIELFTAREVSGVEESLMGLESRVTEEMNLNLLKNFTSVEVDNALRQMHPLKSLGLDGLAGPERFYF